A single genomic interval of Thermodesulfovibrionales bacterium harbors:
- a CDS encoding condensation domain-containing protein, with amino-acid sequence MDDLRRRIAGLTPEMMRLIERRFMEKPKAVVREQEICRRGTADPCVLSFAQQRLWFLDQLEPGIAAYNIFSAIRLTGQLNVTALERSFGEILRRHEALRTTFVTENDEPLQKIAPVATFTLRR; translated from the coding sequence ATGGACGATCTTAGACGGCGTATTGCCGGGCTTACTCCTGAAATGATGAGACTGATCGAACGCCGTTTCATGGAAAAGCCAAAGGCTGTTGTGAGAGAGCAGGAAATTTGCAGGAGAGGAACGGCCGATCCGTGCGTGCTTTCCTTTGCCCAGCAGCGTCTCTGGTTTCTCGATCAGTTGGAGCCTGGCATCGCGGCATATAATATCTTCTCTGCGATACGGCTTACCGGGCAGCTCAACGTAACTGCCCTTGAGCGGAGTTTTGGCGAGATCCTGAGGCGTCACGAAGCACTGCGCACCACCTTTGTCACCGAGAATGATGAGCCTCTTCAGAAGATCGCTCCTGTGGCAACCTTCACCCTACGGCGG
- a CDS encoding amino acid adenylation domain-containing protein — MNELSERISRLAPARKALFEKLLREKGGRPSSERAIPKRGTLETAPLSYAQQRLWFLDQLEPGSSAYNIFFAIRLSGHLDVTALERGLREILRRHEALRTTFVTENDEPLQKIASVTPFTLQQVDLSTMPDEQREAEVRRLTREEASRPFDLAAGPLLRVRLLRLTPQEHILLLTLHHIVFDGWSMGILYRELSALYKAFSNGNPSPLDDLPIQYADFAVWQRQWLQGVRLDEQLSYWKKQLGGNLPVLDLPIDYPRRPMQTHRGDRCSLRLSRELSCAMNALCQRTGNTLFMMMLASFNILLHRLTAQDDIIIGTPIAGRNRLETEGLIGVFINTLVMRTDLSGSPTFLDVLSRVGKVAVDAYSHQDLPFEKLVEALQPERDLSRTPLFQVMLNMQNPSDDFPELSDLKAEIISPSEEDSKFDFTLYVSPDEKGILLDLVYNADLFGGQRVAEMLGQMGHLLKQVVEDPAKSIGLYSLRSTRSLSFLPDPYSALHEPEYLPVTSMFLSHADRSPHHPAVTRNGQSWSYRQLSEGVTHLAGVLRNGGINKGDVVAVTGPRSFGLITGIVAVFSSGGVLLTVDENLPAMRKRIMCQEAKAKCLLHIGEGEKERQWFNGLFPSGIITVEEERGLAAGVEEPFEPSGTDLPELSPNDAAYIFFTSGSTGVPKGVLGCHKGLSHFLTWQKDTFAVGPLDRCAQLTNPTFDVVLRDIFLPLISGGTLCLPDESDGPFSDGVLSWLERERVTLLHTVPSVAKSWLGNIPPGTRLRSLRYVFFAGEPLRETLVRRWRAAFPVSGQIVNLYGTTETTLAKCFYVVPDDIAPGAQPVGRPLPETQALILSEKGLLCGIGELGEIVLRTPFRTRGYVNNPQEEQLRFMRNHFRDDPEDILYHTGDLGRYRHDGLLTVLGRRDHQVKINGVRIEPDEVAAVLERHPHIRSAVVTARQSDEEECSLVGYIVCQSQLNVSTSELRAHLGKHLPEYMIPSAFVMLDSLPLTPNGKVDRKALPAPYVEKPDIKEAFIAPSTPLEEALASMWCQVLGLERVGIRDNFFELGGHSLIATQLASRIRRDLNFRISVRGIFEHPTIELLAFCLIEKEISNSAFESMDEQQSQMEFISDGTMERLLAQNGLPKGGVEDRDGEGTHSSSLPFSCPRKKSELFGRHECNLLMVINEEFDLSAFSSFERVAKYVKELDPSINVAVVRDRAPMDLNLPDRPTLIFSPALIRNYPPVKEGRIFCGQPLSKSEEYAALEKAGIPVPPWALLTEGETPDLSRFDDYVVRKPDHGGRGAKVVAMRKNRLRWRPIVTKSAGLSPSTIIQEFIYTGPWPVSYRVNTLFGRVLYSNKFVSSGDGPGLAGPKDFKSAVRHEGVSIVASAKGSRLELNYDEEIIMLAESAHGAFPEVPLLGFDIVREVPSGKLYVLEANAIGYVWKINTKEYGIPLEEQFDGVRKAAYILAERTQQIASQSSSGNISLSTGEHQTAEAGKTPQERNLSLPGEEWGHHGRS; from the coding sequence AGGCGCTCTTTGAAAAGTTGCTCAGGGAGAAGGGCGGCAGACCGTCTTCGGAAAGGGCTATTCCGAAAAGAGGGACCCTTGAAACAGCGCCTCTTTCTTACGCCCAGCAACGCTTATGGTTTCTCGATCAGTTGGAGCCTGGCAGTTCGGCATATAACATCTTTTTCGCGATACGGCTTAGCGGTCATCTCGACGTTACCGCCCTGGAGCGGGGCCTTCGCGAGATCCTGAGGCGTCACGAAGCACTGCGCACTACCTTTGTCACCGAGAATGATGAGCCTCTTCAGAAGATCGCTTCTGTGACACCCTTCACCCTGCAACAGGTAGACCTCAGTACAATGCCCGATGAGCAGAGAGAGGCCGAAGTCCGGCGGCTTACCAGGGAAGAGGCGTCCCGTCCTTTTGACCTTGCTGCAGGTCCGCTGCTGCGGGTGAGACTATTGCGACTGACCCCACAGGAACACATTCTACTCTTAACGTTGCACCACATCGTCTTTGACGGCTGGTCCATGGGTATCCTCTACCGGGAGCTCTCGGCACTGTACAAAGCCTTTTCGAACGGTAATCCATCACCTCTTGATGACCTACCCATCCAGTATGCGGACTTTGCAGTGTGGCAGAGGCAATGGTTGCAGGGAGTAAGACTGGATGAGCAGCTTTCTTATTGGAAGAAGCAGTTGGGCGGAAATTTGCCGGTATTGGACTTACCGATTGACTATCCGCGTCGGCCCATGCAGACCCACCGGGGAGATCGTTGTTCCCTGCGGTTGTCAAGGGAGTTGAGCTGCGCAATGAACGCCCTGTGTCAGAGGACGGGAAATACGCTGTTCATGATGATGCTGGCCTCGTTCAACATACTCCTCCATCGACTAACCGCACAGGATGACATTATCATAGGCACACCTATTGCCGGGCGCAACCGTCTTGAGACAGAGGGGCTGATCGGGGTTTTCATTAACACCCTCGTAATGAGGACCGATCTTTCGGGGAGCCCGACTTTCCTCGATGTCCTGTCCCGTGTCGGCAAGGTGGCAGTCGACGCTTACTCCCATCAGGATCTGCCCTTTGAGAAATTGGTCGAAGCATTGCAGCCTGAACGTGACCTGAGCCGCACTCCCCTCTTCCAGGTGATGCTGAACATGCAGAACCCGTCAGATGATTTCCCGGAACTTTCTGACTTAAAGGCAGAGATCATTTCACCATCCGAGGAGGATTCGAAGTTTGATTTTACCCTGTATGTTTCTCCGGATGAGAAGGGGATCCTCCTGGATCTGGTATACAATGCCGATCTTTTCGGAGGACAGAGAGTAGCGGAGATGCTGGGGCAGATGGGACATCTCCTGAAACAGGTTGTCGAAGATCCGGCGAAATCGATAGGTTTGTATTCGTTACGTTCGACTCGTTCTCTCTCCTTTCTGCCCGATCCCTACTCTGCCCTGCATGAACCCGAGTATCTACCTGTCACAAGCATGTTTCTTTCCCATGCCGACAGGTCGCCTCATCATCCGGCGGTTACCCGGAATGGACAATCCTGGAGTTACCGACAGCTCTCTGAAGGCGTTACCCATCTGGCGGGAGTTCTGCGAAACGGTGGGATTAACAAGGGAGACGTGGTAGCCGTTACCGGACCGAGGAGCTTTGGGCTCATAACAGGCATAGTCGCGGTATTTTCGAGCGGCGGCGTCTTGCTTACTGTTGATGAAAACCTTCCTGCGATGCGTAAGCGCATCATGTGTCAGGAGGCGAAAGCAAAATGTTTGCTGCACATAGGAGAAGGCGAAAAAGAGCGTCAGTGGTTCAATGGACTTTTTCCGTCAGGCATTATCACCGTAGAGGAAGAAAGGGGACTGGCAGCCGGTGTCGAAGAGCCATTCGAGCCGTCAGGAACGGACCTTCCGGAACTTTCCCCGAATGACGCTGCGTACATCTTCTTCACGTCGGGCTCAACGGGCGTTCCCAAAGGAGTGCTGGGGTGTCATAAAGGCCTCAGCCACTTCCTTACGTGGCAAAAGGATACATTTGCGGTCGGCCCGCTGGACCGCTGCGCACAATTAACGAATCCCACCTTTGATGTTGTTCTGCGGGACATTTTTCTGCCCCTGATCAGCGGAGGGACTCTTTGTCTGCCCGATGAATCTGACGGACCCTTTTCCGACGGCGTCCTATCGTGGCTGGAGAGGGAGAGAGTCACCTTGCTGCACACGGTTCCGTCTGTTGCCAAATCGTGGCTGGGGAACATTCCGCCGGGGACAAGGCTGCGGTCGCTGCGTTATGTTTTTTTTGCCGGGGAACCGCTCCGGGAAACACTCGTGAGAAGGTGGCGTGCCGCCTTTCCCGTTTCAGGGCAGATAGTAAACCTTTACGGAACAACGGAAACGACCCTCGCAAAGTGTTTCTACGTCGTGCCCGACGATATCGCCCCGGGAGCGCAGCCGGTGGGCCGGCCCCTCCCTGAGACACAGGCTCTGATTCTTTCAGAAAAGGGCCTACTGTGCGGCATCGGCGAGTTAGGGGAGATTGTATTGCGCACGCCATTCCGTACGCGTGGATATGTCAACAATCCCCAGGAAGAACAACTGCGCTTCATGAGGAATCATTTCCGGGATGACCCGGAGGATATTCTCTACCACACAGGAGATCTGGGACGTTATCGCCACGACGGCTTGCTCACCGTACTCGGCCGTCGTGACCATCAGGTCAAGATTAACGGGGTAAGAATTGAGCCGGATGAAGTGGCAGCCGTCCTTGAACGCCATCCTCACATAAGATCAGCGGTTGTGACTGCAAGGCAGAGCGATGAGGAAGAATGTAGCCTGGTAGGTTACATCGTATGCCAGTCACAGCTCAACGTCTCCACATCGGAACTAAGAGCACACCTGGGTAAACATCTTCCTGAGTACATGATACCCTCCGCCTTTGTTATGCTCGACTCACTGCCGCTGACTCCAAACGGCAAAGTTGACCGAAAGGCCTTGCCGGCGCCGTACGTCGAAAAGCCTGATATAAAGGAAGCCTTCATCGCTCCCAGCACCCCTCTGGAGGAGGCGCTGGCTTCCATGTGGTGTCAAGTTCTTGGTCTTGAACGGGTCGGAATCCGTGACAACTTTTTTGAACTGGGCGGACACTCGCTCATCGCCACACAACTGGCCTCTCGGATAAGGAGAGATTTGAACTTCAGGATTAGCGTCCGTGGGATTTTCGAACACCCTACAATCGAGCTGCTCGCCTTTTGCCTCATCGAAAAGGAGATAAGTAACTCTGCCTTTGAATCCATGGATGAGCAGCAGAGCCAGATGGAATTCATATCTGATGGCACCATGGAACGTCTTCTCGCCCAGAACGGCCTGCCCAAGGGAGGAGTTGAGGACAGAGACGGTGAGGGAACTCACTCATCGTCTCTACCATTCTCCTGTCCCCGGAAGAAATCAGAGCTTTTCGGGAGACACGAATGTAATCTCCTTATGGTTATTAATGAAGAGTTCGACCTCTCTGCATTCTCGAGCTTTGAGAGAGTGGCAAAGTATGTGAAGGAACTCGATCCGAGTATCAATGTGGCAGTTGTCAGGGATCGCGCTCCCATGGACCTGAATCTTCCGGACCGTCCCACCTTGATATTTTCACCGGCTCTCATCAGGAATTATCCACCCGTAAAGGAGGGCAGAATATTCTGTGGACAACCGCTCAGCAAGAGCGAGGAGTATGCGGCCTTGGAAAAGGCGGGTATTCCTGTGCCGCCATGGGCCCTGCTCACTGAGGGAGAAACACCTGATCTCTCCCGATTTGATGACTACGTGGTGAGGAAGCCTGACCACGGGGGACGGGGAGCAAAAGTGGTCGCCATGCGGAAGAACCGTCTGAGATGGAGACCGATTGTCACAAAATCTGCAGGATTGAGTCCGTCCACGATCATTCAGGAGTTCATCTACACAGGGCCGTGGCCTGTGAGTTACCGGGTCAATACCCTTTTCGGAAGGGTGTTGTATTCAAACAAGTTCGTATCGAGTGGAGACGGGCCCGGTTTGGCCGGACCGAAGGATTTCAAATCTGCGGTGAGGCATGAAGGCGTCTCTATCGTGGCAAGCGCCAAGGGCTCCCGGCTTGAGTTGAATTACGATGAGGAGATCATCATGCTTGCTGAATCGGCCCATGGAGCATTTCCGGAAGTACCTTTGCTCGGCTTCGATATCGTCCGCGAAGTACCCTCAGGAAAGCTGTACGTATTGGAGGCAAATGCTATCGGCTATGTGTGGAAAATCAATACCAAGGAGTATGGGATCCCTTTGGAAGAACAGTTCGACGGAGTCAGGAAGGCCGCCTACATCCTTGCTGAAAGAACACAGCAGATTGCCTCTCAGTCTTCATCGGGTAATATATCTTTAAGCACCGGAGAACACCAAACGGCTGAAGCGGGAAAGACCCCTCAGGAGAGGAACCTTAGCCTCCCGGGGGAAGAATGGGGGCATCATGGACGATCTTAG